One part of the Ochotona princeps isolate mOchPri1 chromosome 3, mOchPri1.hap1, whole genome shotgun sequence genome encodes these proteins:
- the FBXO40 gene encoding F-box only protein 40, whose protein sequence is MGRVHRPPPGLSTPHQHCEGCINRHCHVPVEPNVSCLVISCRLLCGATFHMCKETEHELLCPLEQVPCLNSEYGCPLSMSRHKLAKHLQVCPASVVCCSMEWNRWPNVDSETTLHENIMKETPSEECLDTALALQDQKVLFRSLKMVELFPETREAMEEELALNGDSNWQEMGGAVGGGDARSVPQGCLSAANGETVELSQEEREVLAKTKEGMNLDKFDKWENMFSKEHAASTLASSSASGDSKSRNGPGTQQGSSDNNKAEGEGTAKGEETQENQKQRGSHAAVETTGLAPWQDGVLERLKTAVDAKDYNMYLVHNGRMLIHFGQMAACTPKERDFVYGNLEAQEVKTVYTFKVPVSYCGKRARIGDAMVSCRPSEHKAVDTSDLGITVEDLPKSDLIKTTLQCALERELKGHVISESRSIDGLFMDFATQTYNFEPEQFSSRTVLADLLTTTNPGGLHVELHSECVTRRHNKSSSAFTFTCNKFFRRDEYPLHFKNVHTDIQSCLNGWFQHRCPLAYLGCTFVQNHFRPPGQKAKVIYSQELKTFAIRPEVAPELNEGRQVNQLSGRGGKSHHSLTSLPLELLQYIAGFLDSISLAQLSQVSVLMRNICATLLQERGMVLLQWKKKRYSHGGTSWKVHRQIWQFSSLFSKIKSWEFNEVTSMSEHLKACPFNIIEHRTDPVLLTSMCRPREQPRKSLVSTFRARPHTRQAS, encoded by the exons ATG GGCAGGGTACACAGGCCCCCACCTGGCCTCAGCACCCCTCACCAGCACTGTGAGGGGTGCATCAATCGCCACTGCCACGTTCCTGTGGAGCCCAACGTCTCCTGCCTGGTGATAAGCTGCCGCCTGCTCTGTGGGGCCACCTTCCACATGTGCAAGGAGACAGAACATGAGCTTCTCTGCCCCTTGGAGCAGGTTCCGTGTCTCAACTCTGAATATGGCTGCCCCCTTTCCATGTCCCGCCACAAGTTGGCCAAACACCTGCAGGTGTGCCCTGCCAGCGTGGTGTGCTGCTCCATGGAATGGAATCGTTGGCCAAATGTGGACTCAGAGACAACTCTGCATGAGAACATCATGAAAGAGACCCCCAGTGAGGAGTGTCTGGACACAGCCCTGGCGCTCCAGGACCAGAAGGTCCTCTTCAGATCCTTGAAGATGGTGGAACTGTTCCCAGAGACGAGGGAAGCCATGGAGGAAGAACTGGCCTTGAATGGTGACAGCAATTGGCAAGAAATGGGAGGAGCAGTTGGGGGAGGGGATGCTAGATCAGTGCCCCAAGGTTGTCTGTCAGCTGCTAATGGGGAGACAGTGGAGCTAAGTCAAGAAGAACGAGAAGTGCTAGCCAAGACCAAGGAAGGGATGAACCTGGACAAATTCGACAAGTGGGAAAATATGTTTAGTAAAGAGCATGCCGCCTCTACTTTAGCAAGTTCATCAGCAAGCGGAGACAGCAAGAGCAGGAATGGCCCAGGGACACAACAGGGTTCCAGTGACAATAACAAAGCAGAAGGAGAAGGCACTGCCAAAGGTGAAGAAACACAGGAaaaccagaagcagaggggcTCCCATGCAGCAGTGGAGACAACGGGGCTCGCCCCGTGGCAGGATGGTGTCCTGGAAAGACTGAAGACAGCTGTGGATGCCAAGGACTATAACATGTACCTAGTGCACAACGGGAGGATGCTGATTCACTTTGGTCAGATGGCCGCCTGCACGCCCAAGGAGAGAGACTTTGTCTACGGTAACCTGGAGGCTCAGGAAGTGAAGACCGTATACACCTTCAAGGTTCCTGTGAGCTACTGTGGGAAACGAGCTCGAATCGGAGATGCCATGGTGAGTTGCCGGCCAAGTGAACACAAGGCTGTCGATACTTCGGACCTGGGGATCACGGTGGAGGACCTGCCCAAATCCGACCTCATCAAGACCACCCTTCAGTGTGCTTTGGAAAGAGAACTCAAGGGTCACGTCATCTCTGAATCCAGGAGCATTGATGGGCTGTTCATGGACTTTGCCACTCAGACATACAACTTTGAGCCAGAACAGTTTTCTTCGAGGACAGTGCTGGCTGACCTCCTCACCACGACCAATCCTGGAGGGCTCCACGTGGAGCTCCACAGTGAGTGTGTGACTAGGAGACACAACAAGAGCAGTTCTGCCTTCACATTTACTTGTAACAAATTCTTCAGGAGGGATGAATACCCCCTGCACTTCAAGAACGTCCACACCGACATCCAGTCATGTCTCAATGGCTGGTTCCAGCATCGTTGCCCCCTTGCCTACCTGGGATGCACATTTGTTCAAAACCACTTCCGTCCTCCAGGGCAAAAGGCCAAAGTGATCTACAGTCAGGAGCTCAAGACCTTTGCCATCAGGCCAGAGGTGGCTCCAGAGCTGAATGAAGGAAGGCAGGTCAACCAGCTCTCCGGCCGTGGAGGAAAAAGCCACCACTCTCTCACAAGCCTGCCCCTGGAGCTTCTGCAGTACATTGCTGGGTTTTTGGacagcatcagcctggcccagttgtcTCAGGTGTCAGTACTGATGAGGAATATCTGTGCCACTCTGTTACAGGAGAGAGGAATGGTCCTCTTGCaatggaagaagaaaagataTTCCCATGGAGGTACCTCCTGGAAGGTCCACAGACAG ATTTGGCAGTTCAGCAGCCTCTTCTCCAAAATCAAGAGCTGGGAGTTTAATGAAGTCACCTCCATGTCTGAGCACCTGAAAGCCTGTCCTTTCAACATCATAGAACACAGGACAGATCCTGTTCTCTTAACCAGCATGTGCCGGCCCCGTGAGCAGCCCCGGAAGAGCTTAGTCTCCACCTTCAGAGCCCGACCTCATACAAGACAAGCCTCCTAA